The sequence GATCTTCAGCAAGGCCGGTCGCACCGAGCGAGCGCTGCGCACCGAGCTCGGTCGCGAGCCGACCCTCGCCGAGGTGGCCGCCGCCGCCGGCGTCACCATCGAGAAGATCGTCGACGCGCGCGAAGCCATGGACGCACGCGTGGTGCCGCTCGAGCTCCCCGACGGTGACGAGCGCAGCACGCCGAGCCTCGAGCTGACCTATCTGCCCAACCAGGACGCAGAGCTCGCGATCGACGCCCGCCGCAACCTCGCCGTGGCGCAGGAGGCGTTCGCATCGCTCGAGCCGCTGGAACGCGAGATCGTCGAGTCTCGACTCGGGCTCGACGAGGGCGAGGCGCTGACGCTGCAGACGCTCGGACAGCGCCACCACCTCTCGCGTGAGCGCATCCGCCAGCTGCAGAACCGGGCCCTCGGCAAGCTCCGCGCCGCGGTCGAGAGCAGCCCGGTGGGTATGACCGCGTTCGCCTGACATTCGCTACGACGCCCGCGCGACCGAACGGTCGCGCGGGCGCATCGGAGCAGCACGCGAGAACTTCTAGCTGCGACGACGACGGCGGACCGCGCCGAACAGCAGCAAGCCACTGAACGCGAGCCAGCCCGCGGTACGGGCGTGCCCGTCGGGCTCGACCGCACACGACACGGTGCCACCGGCCTCTCCGGTGCAGACGCCGTTGCTGCACATGCCCTCGGCGTAGCCTTCGACGTCGATGTCGTACGCCGCCTCCAACGCAGCGACGCACTCCTCGAGGTTGTTGCCGTAGTCGACGTAGCTTCCGTCGCAGAACAGCGCGCCCTCGGGCTTGCTGCACGCGACCTCGCAGCCGCCCTTCAGCTCGGCCTCGCAGTCGACGAAGCCGCCGGCCTGGCACTCGATCTGGCAGTCGAGGTTGGCCTCGGCCTCGCAGCGGCCCTCGCAGCTGGCCTCGCACTTGCCCTCGCACGTCGCCGACGGCGGAGTGCCCTCGCAGTGGGCGTCACACGAGGCCGCGCAGGTGCCACGACACGAGGCCGCGCACTCCGAGTCGCCGGTCGAGCAGCGGCCGCTGCACTCCCCCTCGCAGTCGGCCTCGCAGCTGGCCCGACAGTCGAACGAGCCCGGGTCGACCTCGCACTGGCCGCTGCAATCGGCCTCGCAGCCCACGCGGCAATCAGCGGAGATCTCGGCGTTGCACTGGCCCTCGCACTGCGCGTAGAGCTGGCCGGCGCATGCAGCCTCGAGCATCACGGGCTCGCACATGGCGACGCAGCCACCGCCGGTCACCAGCTCGCAGTGGGCCTCGGCGGAGACATCGATGTTGCCGCACGCGTCCAGGCCGGCATGGGCGGTGGACGGCGTGAGCAGGGCCAGCGCGCAGGCGCCGGACAGCAACAAGCCAGTGGGAAGGAGCTTGGCCGTGAGATTCGCGGACAGATTCATGGATGATTCGCCTCTCGATCGGCGAGCCGTGCAAGCGCTGCGCCCGCGGCCCGACGATCGTCATGCCGACACCGCGTCATCGCCTTCACGACGCTTCCATCCACGCCGCCAACGTGCGCACAGGCTCGTCGTGACGGCACGCCACGAGCGATCTACGCCACGCGCGCGACCGTCATCGTCGTCGAGGCGAGCCGCTTGCAGGTCGAGCACTGCGTGCCACCTTGTGGCCACCGATGCGCCGTTGCAGTGCGCTCGCGAAGAAAAGGATCGAACCATGATCAACGGCAAGACCATCATCACCGCCTCCATCCTCGCCCTCGCCGTCGGCTGCCAGAACGCCGGCGAGAAGCAGGTCGACGAGCGCAAGGAAGCCGGCAAAGAGATCGCCGATGCGACCAAGAGCGCCAACAAGGACATCGCCGACGCCAAGCAAGACCTCGCGAAGGCGCAAGAGAAGTACGGCGAGAAGGTCGCGGACGCACAGGGGAAGATCGCCGACGAGGTGAAGGAGGCCGGCAAGGAGATCGGCGACGCCGACAAGGCCGCCGCGAAGGAGCTCAACGACGCCCGCTACGAGCGCTTCGACATCGTCGAGAACGAGGGCGAGCCCGCGTTTGCGACCCGAGCCGACGCTGCGCTCGCCCGCCTCGACGCGGACCTCGCAACCGCCACCGCCAAGGCCAGCAAGGCCACCGACGAGAAGCTGAACAAGGCCCTCGCCGACGCCAAGAACTCGCTGGCGGAGGCCAAGAAGGACCTCGCCGAGCTGCGCGGCAAGACCGGCAAGGTGCTCGACGACGGCCGCATCGGCGTTGGCGTCGCCATCAACGATGCGCAGCGCGCCCTGACCGACGCGTTCACGCAGATCGCCACCCTCAAGATGTGAGCCCGCGGCCCCGGCCCGCGAACCGGCGCCCCGTCGTGGCCGCGAGGTCGACGACGGGGGCGTCCGCGCGTGGGGCCTCGAGGCTCGTCAACCGCAGTCGACCACGTCGACGTCGTACTCGATCGGCGTGCCGACGTTGGCGACGCTGACGTGGTAGCTCGCCCCGGCGGTCAGCTGCCAGCCGATCGGGATCATCGAGATCGCCGAGCTGCTGCCATAGCCCGAGCCGAGCGCGTGCACCGTGACCGGCCGGTCCTCGCCGTCCTGCGTGATGGTCACCTGCGCGCCGCCGAGCTCGATGCTGTCGCTCTGGATCGACCATCCGGTCTCGTCGAGCGAGGTCCACCCCAGCGTCGAGGCCTCGAACGGATACGGCCCCGGCGAGGGATAGGCGGTCCACGCTGCGCCGGCGTTGCCGCTGCCGCCGAGCGTCCACAGGCACGAGTAGCCGTCGGTCGAGCCGATGCCGGTGGGGCCGATGCTGTTCGAGAGGATCCAGCGACGATGCCCCAACGTGTCGGGGTTGCCGGGATCGACCATGTAGAGATCGATGCTCGCGACCGCGGGCGTGGTGGCGATGTTGCTGTTGCCCGCCGCCATCGCACCGTCGCCGGAATAGCAGGTCCAGCTCGTCGGCGGCGTGTGTGAGAGGTCGTCGTTGGCATCCATCATCAACGCGCACGCCTGGCCCAGCTGATTGCGGTTCTCGTCCAGCGTGATGGCCGGGAGACCGGCGAGCCAGCGGTAGAGGTTGAGCACGCGCAGCGCGTTGACGCGGCCCTGGTCGGCGATGTCACCGGGTGTGCACGCGCCGACGCTGCCGCTCCACGCCCCCTCGGACATGTCCGCGCGATCGGCCGACCAGCGCTCGCACACCTGCGACGCGGCGTCGCCACCGGTCGACTCGGAGCCCGCGCTCGCATCGGTCGCGGACTCGGACGCACTCGCGCCCGTGGTATCGGCCGCGCTCGTCGACGATGCGGTGGTGCCCGCCGTGCTACCCGCGGTGGTGCCGGCGGAGCTCGAGGCGCCGGTCGACGAGTTGGAACCGCTGGCTGCGGTGGCATCGCCTGCATCGCCGCTGCCGCCAGTGCTGCCATCGGTGTCGATCGCACCGGTGTCGATGCCTTGGTAGCAACCCGTGGCCAGGCAGAAGAACCCGACGCGCAACCGTGATGCTCGGCCCATGGCACCACCATACGGCGCAGCGCGGACCGACCACAAGCCGCGATCGCGACGGCATCGACGCCACTGCGCTCTTGCCTGCGATGGCGGGGCCGACCTTTGCGCCGCGAGCGTGAGCAGGACGGTCATTTCGTCGGCGGCCCGACGTCGCAGTACCCGGACGTGGGGGACAGGACCCTCAGCGTGCGATCGAGCATCCGCACCGTGGGATGCAGCGGATGGGACTCCGCGACCAGCTGCGGCCGTCGCAGCTCCAGCGCCACCCGCAACGACGGCTCGACGCAGCCCAGCACCGCCGCGTGGGCCATCGCTCGCATGACGCGCTCCTCGTCGTCGGCGTCGAGTCGCGAATCCAACCACGCCAGCCACGTCGCGGTCGCCACCGCGTCGCGCCGGAAGGCCGCGACCATCACCGCCTGGGCTCGACAGAACGTCGCGTAGGCGCTGGGCTCGACGGTGCGACAGAAGCTGTCGAGCTCACGCTGCGCTTCGGCATCGTCGCCGCGCGCGAGCAGCAGCGCCACACGCTGCATGTGGATGCTGCTCGCAAGGGGTGCGTCCGACTCCAGCTCCATCAGCGCTGTGTTCGAGGCCGCGAGCGCGGCCGCGTCGTCGCCGGTGTTGACGGCGATCGCCGCCTGGGCGCCGATGCGCATCCACGGCGCGATGCCTTCGATCTCGATGGTTTGCTCGTAGGTCGCGCGCGCGCCCACGAGATCGCCGACCGAGGCCTTCACGACCGCGAGGTTCAGCAGCTGATCACCCGCGGTTGCGCGGCGCAGCATGCCGGCCTCGCCGTATCGCGCGATGGCGTCGTCCAGCCGCGCGATCGCCTCGTGACGCCGACCGCTCTGCAAGGAGACCGCCGCGAGGTGGGTCACCGCCACGATGGACCGGGGATGGGCGCGTCCGAACTCGAGGTCGTACGCGGCGACCATCTCCTGCGAGAGCGCCTCGGCCTCGGCGTAGCGTCCGAGCTCGATGTAGCAGCCGGCCCGGTTCAGTCGCGCGGCGAGGATTTCGCGTCGGTAGCCGCGACCGGCGTCGGCTTCGGCGTCGGCTTCGGCGTAGAGTGCCTCGGCGGCGAGGCACTGCTCCAGTGCCTCGGCGGCCGCGCCCGCCTGTCGCAGCACCACGCAGTAGTTGTTCGCGAGCACGGCGCGTTCGCTCACCGCCGCGCCGCTGCGCGCGTGCATGGCGGCCGCCAGGCGGAACCACCGCGCGGCCTCGTCGCGGCGCGGCGCCGCGAGATCCTGCAGGAACAGCAGGCGGCGCGAGACCGCGGTCGCCGCGAGCCCGAGGTCGTCGTACTCGATCGCGAGCGAGATCACATCGTCGAGCTCGTCCTGGGCCTCGGCCCAGCGATCGAACGAGCGCAGCGCATTGGCGTGGCCGAGCGCGACCTCGGCCACCAGCGGGCGGAAGCCCAGTGCCCGCGCTTCTTCGCGGAGCGCGTCGTAGGGGCCGAGATCGGCGGCTCGGCCGGCGGCGACGCGATCGAGTTCGATCGCGTCGAGCCGCGCCCGCAGCTCCACGACCCCAGCGGCGAGCTCTGGATCGGTGGGGGCGAAGGTCCAGCGACGCAGGTCCTGCTGCCGACACTCTTCGACGCTGGGCAGCGCGACCACGAGGTTGTCGACGGTGGTCGACGCGATCTCCCGCGAGGCCACGAACTCGGCCATGCCTCGACCGGCGGCGAGCCGGTTGTCGAGGCACAGTCCGCGCGCGCGCGCGCGCGCGGGCTCGTCGGTCGTCATCGCGGCGCAGGCCTCGTCGTGGGCGAGCGCCCACGCACCGAGGTAGGCATCCACCGCCCGGGTCAACGTCGCTCGACGCGACGACAGCCACGAGCTCGACGCGCCCGGTGCCACCACGCGGACCGCCGCACGTGCATCGTCACCCCAGAACCCGGCGACGATGGCCTCGCCCGCCTCGCACGCGACACCCGGCGCGGGCGATCGCGTCGCGCCCCAGATGCCCGCGGCCGCGAGCCCCAGCCCGGCGGCGACCCACACCCGGCGCGTCCACGTCGATCGGCCGGCGGCCCGCAGCGCCTGCACCAACGCCATCATCGACGGGTAGCGCCGCTCGGGCTCCCGCGCGAGCCCTCGCAGGATCACGGGCCGTAGCCGCGGGGGCAAGCGCGCGGCAGCGGTCGGATCGACCACCGCGCGCGAGACGTTGGCGGCCAACATCGCCAGCGAGTTGCCTGCGAACGGCCGCGCCCCGGCCAGCGCCTCGAACAAGCTGACACAGAAGGCGAACTGATCGCTGCGACCGTCGATCACGGCGCCCGCGAACTGCTCGGGCGCCATGTAGGCCGGCGTTCCCGCCACCGCGAAGCCGGCGGTGTCGTCGGCCCGCGCGTCGGCCCCCGGCTGCGGCATCGCGAGCCCGAAGTCGACCACGACGGCCCGCTCGCCCGGCGCCACCAGGACATTCGCGGGCTTGAAGTCGCGATGGACCACACCGGCTTCGTGCGCGGCCTCGAGGCCGGCGGCGGCGTCGAGATGGATCGCGAGGATCTCCGCCGGCGTGCGCGGCCGCAGCGACAGCCATCGCGCGAGCGTCGGGCCGGCGACGTACTCCATCGCGACGTAGAGACGGTCGTGCCAAACACCCACGTCGTAGACCGCGGCGACGTTGCGATGGTGGATCTTCGCCATCGCCTGCGCCTCGGTGAGCAGCAGCTGACGGCGGGTCTCGTCGGCGTCGAGTGGCTTCGCCAGCAGCTTGAGCGCGACGCGGCGATCGAGGTCTGCGTCGTAGGCCCCGAGCACGGTCCCGTTGGCACCTCGGCCCAGCGGGTCGAGCACGAGGTAGCGTCCGATCACCGCGCCGCGCCCGGGCACGGGCTCCGCCGCCGCGGCACCGGGCGTCGT is a genomic window of Deltaproteobacteria bacterium containing:
- a CDS encoding MYXO-CTERM sorting domain-containing protein, whose translation is MLTPSTAHAGLDACGNIDVSAEAHCELVTGGGCVAMCEPVMLEAACAGQLYAQCEGQCNAEISADCRVGCEADCSGQCEVDPGSFDCRASCEADCEGECSGRCSTGDSECAASCRGTCAASCDAHCEGTPPSATCEGKCEASCEGRCEAEANLDCQIECQAGGFVDCEAELKGGCEVACSKPEGALFCDGSYVDYGNNLEECVAALEAAYDIDVEGYAEGMCSNGVCTGEAGGTVSCAVEPDGHARTAGWLAFSGLLLFGAVRRRRRS
- a CDS encoding CAP domain-containing protein, which produces MGRASRLRVGFFCLATGCYQGIDTGAIDTDGSTGGSGDAGDATAASGSNSSTGASSSAGTTAGSTAGTTASSTSAADTTGASASESATDASAGSESTGGDAASQVCERWSADRADMSEGAWSGSVGACTPGDIADQGRVNALRVLNLYRWLAGLPAITLDENRNQLGQACALMMDANDDLSHTPPTSWTCYSGDGAMAAGNSNIATTPAVASIDLYMVDPGNPDTLGHRRWILSNSIGPTGIGSTDGYSCLWTLGGSGNAGAAWTAYPSPGPYPFEASTLGWTSLDETGWSIQSDSIELGGAQVTITQDGEDRPVTVHALGSGYGSSSAISMIPIGWQLTAGASYHVSVANVGTPIEYDVDVVDCG
- a CDS encoding serine/threonine protein kinase, with the translated sequence MDDLDSADPTLMGTQSMGTTPGAAAAEPVPGRGAVIGRYLVLDPLGRGANGTVLGAYDADLDRRVALKLLAKPLDADETRRQLLLTEAQAMAKIHHRNVAAVYDVGVWHDRLYVAMEYVAGPTLARWLSLRPRTPAEILAIHLDAAAGLEAAHEAGVVHRDFKPANVLVAPGERAVVVDFGLAMPQPGADARADDTAGFAVAGTPAYMAPEQFAGAVIDGRSDQFAFCVSLFEALAGARPFAGNSLAMLAANVSRAVVDPTAAARLPPRLRPVILRGLAREPERRYPSMMALVQALRAAGRSTWTRRVWVAAGLGLAAAGIWGATRSPAPGVACEAGEAIVAGFWGDDARAAVRVVAPGASSSWLSSRRATLTRAVDAYLGAWALAHDEACAAMTTDEPARARARGLCLDNRLAAGRGMAEFVASREIASTTVDNLVVALPSVEECRQQDLRRWTFAPTDPELAAGVVELRARLDAIELDRVAAGRAADLGPYDALREEARALGFRPLVAEVALGHANALRSFDRWAEAQDELDDVISLAIEYDDLGLAATAVSRRLLFLQDLAAPRRDEAARWFRLAAAMHARSGAAVSERAVLANNYCVVLRQAGAAAEALEQCLAAEALYAEADAEADAGRGYRREILAARLNRAGCYIELGRYAEAEALSQEMVAAYDLEFGRAHPRSIVAVTHLAAVSLQSGRRHEAIARLDDAIARYGEAGMLRRATAGDQLLNLAVVKASVGDLVGARATYEQTIEIEGIAPWMRIGAQAAIAVNTGDDAAALAASNTALMELESDAPLASSIHMQRVALLLARGDDAEAQRELDSFCRTVEPSAYATFCRAQAVMVAAFRRDAVATATWLAWLDSRLDADDEERVMRAMAHAAVLGCVEPSLRVALELRRPQLVAESHPLHPTVRMLDRTLRVLSPTSGYCDVGPPTK